The Misgurnus anguillicaudatus chromosome 21, ASM2758022v2, whole genome shotgun sequence genome includes a window with the following:
- the LOC129451274 gene encoding glutamine-dependent NAD(+) synthetase: MGRKVTLATCSLNQWALDFKGNLTRILKSIEIAKLKGAKYRLGPELEICGYGCADHFYESDTLLHCFQVLKSLLESPLTEDIICDVGMPIMHHNVRYNCRVIFLNKKILLIRPKMLLANYGNNREFRWFSPWSQPRHVEEYFLPRMIQDVTGQATVPFGDGVLSTKDTCLGSEICAELWNPRSPHVDMGLDGVEIFTNSSASYHELRKADHRVNLVKSATTKSGGIYLFANQKGCDGDRLYYDGCAMIALNGDIVARGAQFSLEDVEVVTATLDLEDVRSYRGERCHPHMEYEHKPYQRIKADFSLSNCDDMCLPTLQPVEWSFHTPEEEISLGPACWLWDYLRRSGQAGFLLPLSGGVDSSSSACIVYSMCVQICQAIRQGNSQVLEDVQRVVNDSSYRPDDPHELCGRLFTTCYMASENSSEDTRNRAKDLAAQIGSNHLNINIDMAVKGMLGIFSMVTGKWPQFRANGGSARENLALQNVQARIRMVLAYLFAQLCLWAQGKPGGLLVLGSANVDESLTGYFTKYDCSSADINPIGGVSKTDLKCFLEYCIKHFQLTALTRILEAPPTAELEPLTDGKVVQTDEADMGMTYSELSVIGRLRKISKCGPYSMFCKLIHLWKETFSPSQVAAKVKHFFRMYSINRHKMTTVTPSYHAENYSPDDNRFDLRPFLYNTRWDWQFGSIDDEVAIIEKEGGRM, translated from the exons atgGGTCGCAAGGTTACATTAGCGACTTGCTCCTTAAATCAGTGGGCTTTGGACTTTAAGGGCAACCTGACCAGAATCCTTAAAA GTATTGAGATAGCCAAGCTGAAAGGAGCCAAATACAGACTGGGACCAGAGCTGGAGATCTG TGGGTACGGTTGTGCCGACCATTTCTACGAGTCCGACACCTTGCTTCATTGCTTTCAAGTCCTGAAGTCTCTCTTGGAATCTCCCTTGACAGAAGACATCATCTGTGATGTGGGAAT GCCTATTATGCATCACAATGTTCGATATAACTGCAGAGTCATTTTCCTGAACAA AAAGATATTGTTGATTCGTCCAAAAATGCTCTTGGCAAATTATGGCAACAACAGAGAATTTCGGTGGTTTTCACCTTGGAGTCAACCT AGACATGTTGAGGAGTACTTTTTACCAAGAATGATTCAAGATGTGACAGGACAG GCCACAGTACCGTTTGGAGATGGGGTGCTGTCCACCAAGGACACCTGTTTAGGGAGTGAGATTTGTGCTGAGCTGTGGAACCCCAGAAG TCCACATGTTGACATGGGTTTGGATGGCGTTGAGATCTTTACCAATTCTTCTGCAAGCTACCATGAGCTACGCAAGGCTGACCACAGAGTAAACTTGGTGAAATCTGCCACCACTAAG agtggAGGGATTTATCTGTTCGCAAATCAGAAGGGCTGTGATGGAGACCGTTTGTACTATGATGGCTGTGCTATGATCGCTCTCAATGGAGATATTGTTGCCCGGGGGGCGCAGTTTTCACTTGAAGATGTG GAGGTTGTCACAGCTACTCTTGATCTGGAAGATGTGCGCAGTTATCGTGGAGAGAGGTGTCACCCTCACATG GAGTATGAACACAAACCCTATCAGAGGATTAAAGCAGACTTCTCATTGTCTAACTGTGATGATATGTGTCTGCCCACGCTTCAGCCTGTGGAGTGGAGTTTTCACACACCTGAAGAAGAGATCAG TCTTGGTCCTGCTTGTTGGCTATGGGACTACCTAAGGAGAAGTGGAcag gctggctttcttcttcCTCTCAGTGGTGGTGTAGACAGTTCATCCAGCGCCTGTATCGTGTACTCCATGTGTGTGCAGATCTGCCAAGCCATCAGACAAGGCA ATTCTCAGGTGTTGGAGGACGTGCAGCGGGTGGTCAATGATTCGTCCTACAGACCCGATGACCCGCATGAGCTGTGCGGACGTCTCTTCACCACATGTTACATGGCTAGTGAAAACTCTTCTGAGGACACGCGCAACAGAGCCAAAGATCTCGCAGCTCAGATCGGCAG CAATCATCTGAATATCAATATCGACATGGCAGTGAAAGGCATGCTGGGAATTTTCTCCATGGTGACAGGAAAGTGGCCTCAGTTTCGTGCAAACGGCGGGAGTGCCAGAGAAAACTTGGCACTGCAAAATGTTCAG GCTCGTATCAGGATGGTTTTGGCCTATCTCTTTGCTCAGCTCTGTTTGTGGGCTCAGGGGAAGCCTGGTGGTTTATTGGTGCTTGGTTCAGCTAATGTGGATGAGAG TTTAACAGGATACTTTACGAAGTATGACTGCTCCAGTGCAGATATTAATCCCATCGGCGGTGTTAGTAAGACGGACTTGAAGTGTTTCCTAGAGTACTGTATTAAACACTTCCAGCTCACGGCCCTCACAAG AATCCTGGAAGCTCCACCCACTGCAGAGCTCGAGCCACTGACAGACGGGAAGGTGGTCCAGACCGatgag GCTGATATGGGAATGACCTACTCCGAGCTCTCTGTGATTGGCAGACTCCGGAAGATTTCCAAATGTGGCCCGTACAGCATGTTTTGCAAGCTCATTCACTTATGGAAAGAGACCTTTTCTCCTTCACAG GTGGCTGCTAAAGTGAAGCACTTTTTTAGGATGTACTCGATCAACAGACACAAGATGACGACCGTAACTCCCTCATATCATGCTGAAAACTACAGCCCAGATGACAATCGATTTGACCTACGACCCTTCTTATACAACACACGATGGGATTGGCAGTTCGGCAGCATTGATGATGAG GTGGCTATAATTGAGAAAGAGGGTGGCCGTATGTAG